The following DNA comes from Bos indicus x Bos taurus breed Angus x Brahman F1 hybrid chromosome 22, Bos_hybrid_MaternalHap_v2.0, whole genome shotgun sequence.
CACCCACCCACCAGCCTGGCTTTACTCAAGCCGCATGAAGTCCCCTATGCGGATTTCCCGGTACTGCCCCCGCCTGTCACCATCACTGTCACCCTGGGCCCAAATTAGCCCGGAACAGCTGACGGGCAGCTGGCCATGGCCTCTCCTCTCCGGCTGCGCTGTTCCTGAGGCAACGAACACATGTCACTTACAACTCAAAGACCTATGGCTCAGTTGAATCTGATCAAGCTCATCAACCTTCCTAAGAGGCTCTCACTCCAGAAACCACTCATCAGTTCAAGGCCTCCCCTCCCAACCCTTCCCCAACCCATGGCTCCCAAATCAGGCACCTCTCATAAGGACTAAATCCCTTATCCCTACAGGAGCTATAGGAGAATTTGGGAGTTGTGGTGTACagaggcttttttaaaaatgatttctggATGTACATGTACAGAAAGATTGAATATGAGTATGTTTTCCAAGGCTCTTTGAAAAGAGCACCATTTTACAACATTGGAATTGTAAAAGTCACAGGTGTGTGATCTTACCATGCATAAGGTCAGGAAAAAGAGCTAAACTTGTGGGCTACACAGCTTTAAATAGTCTTCCGTGATGCCATTGCTCAAATCTGGGGACATGTGGGGCCTACCAGGAAGGACCTGAGAAATAACCATGTTCTAGAAGCAGAAGAGGTGAGGTTTCCTGCAAACGGAGAGCCTTTCCTTACCCTTTAGAGAATGACAGGACCCTGCCACCAACTTGGGCCACTCATGCAAAGGCAAGCCACACATTTTGGGAACAGAGATAACACATTAAAGCTTTTTAAAGCCTCATTACTTAATGTCCAGTCAAGGGCCCTGCACAGGCATCACCtaggagcttgttaaaaatgcagtctCACAGGCCCCACCCAGATGTGCTGAATCACAATCTGCACTTTAACAAGTTCTCCCACATGATTCTGTGTACAAAATGAAATCTGAGAAGTATTCCAATGATCTCATCAGGCAATGTGTGTATGTTTCTTTGCATAACCagctcctactcatccttcaaaaccctTTTCAAATGTTGATTCCTCTCTGATCCTGATTTTTTTCCAGGGAGCTAGAATCAATGAATCCTGGGGGCACTCACGGTACTTCTGACAAGTGAATACAACTCTTACAGCATCGTCCCTTCATATTGTAACTATTTCTGCTTATAATCTGTGGTTGAGGACTTTGTGACATCTGTGGCTCTGTCCTTGGCCACTAGCAGAGGCTGGAAAATGGGAAATGTCCAATAAGGGACTAAGTTGAAGTGAAGCATGAAATTAGCAGACAGGAGGTCCTGATAAACCAGTCACCACCACCAGTATGTTGGAAAAGCAAAAAGACAATTTCTCAGCTTGATGATGGGAGATGGGCCCCTAACAAGATAACTGAACGCAAATTCAATTCCCCCTGGAAAAAGTGAGTTCGCACGCAAATATTAAGGTCAGGTGgggataaagagaaagaaatagaatgaaTAAGTGTGACCATTACAGTGTGAGGCGTGGACTGTGGAGGGCAGAGGCCCCTGGTACTGAAGCATCTGGAAAGGGGGGGAGGTACCAGTGTTCCAGCAGAGCACGGAGGGAGGTGCCCTCCGTGGCACCTGAGGCTGCCCCTCAGTGGCCTGGAATCAGAATCACAGGAAGACCACCTGGTTACACCGCTCTGCCACCCACTCATCCGAAACGGTCCCCTTGGGCTTCCAAAACTCAGAGCTAAAATCTCCCCACCTTGCATCATACTGCTTCCTCTGGGGAAACCTTAATTTCCCTTGACCTCTTAACACTCTTGTTCCCAGCATTACTGGACTTGCCACCACTCGATGAAAATTGTAGTCCCTCTGTGAAAATGCATTCCTGAGCTCAACAATCCACACTCCCTCAGCTGTATGGACGGATTCCATGACCTGACACATCTTGAGATCTTCCTCTTCGTAAAGCACTGGCAGCGCACTTACTGCATGCCAGGCTGTATGCCACCAGCACCTtctaccctcccctccccacaacctAAAGCCTAATCTTAACCCCAGCAAACAGCCCCAGGCAGGTTTAGTCAACCATCCAGGGTGACTGctgctcattttacagatggggaaacacttACAACCAGGCCTCCTATGGATTTCAACCTTTCCCCTGGCAAAACACCCTGGCAGATTTTTGATTACCCCAAGTGGTGGGGGGCGCACTTCCTCACTGAGTAGCCAATTCTATGGCCAGAGGTCTGCATAGAGTCTTATTTATCTTCAGTTCAACTCTACACACTCATCCCTGCCCCATCTTATGCACCTTCCTCCTCCCATAACCCACATGTTTGTTCAACTAGCACTGGTTGCACTCCAGGGGATGGCCAGCCTTGTGCTAGGCAATGGGCACACGTCAGAGAACAGGACAGGTGGCATCCCCCCTGTGACAAggttcacagtccacctctctgGCTTTTAACAAGCTTCTCCACACACCAACCCTTCTGGACACACTACATACTGTCCAGCAGACTCTGCCAACACCCCACCCCCTCCTATTTCCTCTGACGAATAAATGTCTATTTCCTCTGACTGCCGAGATTCTCAAAGCCAATcccaagaatgaaaacaaaactttaaacaaCCAGAATGGGGGAAAGGCGGAATGACATTGATCGTGTGGTCCCCAGGTGCTATGGGTCACACCATGTCATCCTCATTAtgacagaggaggaagctgaggctcagaaaggggaAATCATCAGCTCAAGGACACAAGAGAAAGTGGAAGGGTGGGCTCCAAACACAGGCCAACACCGGCTCCAACACCTGCTGTTAGCCTGCACCGAGACCTGGGGACCTACAGGCCTGCCTGCTGTCTTGACCAACTGGATACATCCATCTGTCTTCATCTCCCCCCAGAGAAGCAGCTCAGGGTCAGAGTCCCTGTTACCAGCAGCCAAGCAAGTTCCACAGAGTTCAAGGGGAAAGGTTGTTGCCAAATCTTTTGGCTGCGCAATTTGATCTTGACGGTTCCATCCGGGGCTTGTCCAAACCTGCTAGGGCTGTCTGGTCCAAGCCCTCCTTCTGCAGACTTACTAGACTCACCAAAGCAGGGTCCCAATAGCATGTGGCTACTGGGGCGGGACGCTCATTAAATTATCACAACCCTCctcttgcttttttctcctctattttctgcTCTGAACAATGAAAATACTGAAATCGAgagttttcctctttgctttggcTCTTATGAAAAGGAAGCCTTTTgcacagccccctccccccaacacacaaagaagctttattattgctattattatacttttatccttttcccccctttcttcccattttcccctATCTATTTTATCATGCCTGGGACCTGAATCTTGAGCCCCCTCCCCAAATTATTTTTGGAACAAGGCGAGCTCTAAACCAATAAAGGCAGAGCTTGGTGTGAGTGAAGGTGTAGGCGGGGAGAGATGGAAAAGGAGCAGCTGGGTTTACAGGGACCGGCAGGGGGAGCGAGACCTAAGGAAAGAGTTCTGTGGGGGCCACAAGGCCAGCTGACAAGCCACATGTGATTTCTCCAGCTGCTCAGTTAGTCCCTGATCTGTGAGCAAAGCAAAGTTAGAGAGCTGAATGATGATTTCAGCTTCCACGGGTTGGCTGCCGTGTTGGAGACTGGTGGAAGTAGTACTGATTCTATCCAGAAATGGGATAAGTTTGCTTTCTCACGGACAGAACAGCTGAAAGAAAGCCTCCCAGTCTTTCCTTACAAGCAATTGAGCCGCCGGCATTCCAGTGCATTGAGATTACCTTGCAACCAAAAGGTGTTAAGTCGTTCACCACCACAGATCACCCCTCCTGCTGTTTGCAAATGAGCTACCGGAACTGTCTGTGATGAAGGCTGAAGGCGCAAAGCCTCGGCCAGAAGCCAGCGCCCCAGAAGCTCTGCTCCCCTGGATCCCTCCTCATAGCATCCCACCCTACCTTCGCCTCCCGGTTTCACCAGCCACcctcagttctgacactgtctGTCCTCCACTGGAGAGCGCGCGTTTCCCGCCTACCAAAATCAACCGGGCTCCAGAGACAAACGGGGAAGTTTGCGCTCCGTTCGCTCCCTTCCCTGCTTGCCCCCACCCCTCAGCAGAAGCACTGTCTGGGCTCCTGGGTACTGACAGCGCCGCCGCCGCAATACTCACCTCTCCACCTCGCGGCTGGAGAGAGGGCGAGGGGCACAAGTCGCCTCCTCCACTCGGCAAGGGATTCCCAGTCTCCGCCCACTGACAGCGCCCTGCCCCACACCTTCTCAGGCTCGGTTGGAAGAATCCAAGCACCCATCTCCCGCTGCTCTGattcaaaccaggtctcccgggTTCACGCTGACTTGAACTTAAAGTGGAAGTTCAAGGGAAGTGAACTTAACGTGGCAGGAGATGGGGCCTGGGTCGGAAAGTCACCTCCCCGCATTGCTCACCAGGTGGAAAAGGCAAGTCATTGGAAGCTCAATTTTCGGGTCCGTAACAGTGAATCAAATACCCCATGTGGCCTAAAGACTGTGGTAGGGATTTTACGTGCATTTTCACATTTCATTCCCCTACTGTTGAAgaggaggcttccctgatggctcagtgataaagaatccacctgctaatacagaaGACTccggttggatccctgagttgggaagatcccctagaaaaggaaatggcaacccactccagtattcttccctgggaaatcgcttgggcagaggagcccggcgggctacaatccatgggatcgcaaaagagtcggacactggttagcaactaaataacaactgcAGGGGAAAACTGGCTTATCATCTTTGCTATTTTACAGAAAGGGAAGTCAAGGCTCAGGGAGGTTATGCCCCAAGTCACCTGGCCAGCAGATGATGCGGCCAAGGCTCAGAACAATCCACGAAGCCCGCCAAACCCAGGACAGGGACAGCAGGACCAGGCCACGCCCGCCGCGCTCCCTCCTCCCGGTGCTTCCGCCCGCGCTACCTTCCTTGGGCGCATCGGCATCCCAGACACTCCACATCTGCACGAAAAAGAATGGCGTCCAGCACACGATGAAGGCCAGCACGACGATGAAGGTCATCTTGACCGTGCGGATCTTGGCCTTAGAGATGAGCTTGACGTTGCTGACGCGGGCCAGAATCGCGCGCCCCGCCCAGTCTGCCGCCTCGCCCTCAGCACCCGCGGCAGcctctgccgccgccgccgccgtcttGAGCCGTAAATTCTGCCAGATCTTGAAGCTGATAAGGCCATAGCAGGTGGCAAGGACGATGACGGGCACAATGTAGACGGCGAGCGTGATCCACGTGATGTAGGCCTTGGGCCCCCAGGGTTGAATGAAAACGGCCCAGCAGTCGAAGACACCGTCGGCCACCTCGCGCAGCGAGAAGATGTGCACCTGCGGCGCGCTGGCCACCAGGCAGCCGAGCCATGTGACGAGTACCGCCAGGCGGTCGGTGCGGCGGCTCAGCGAGCGCAGCGGCTGGCAGATGGCCAGGCAGCGGTCGAGCGACATGAGCAGCAGCAGGTAGGTGGACGCGAACATGCCCACAACCTGCAGGTACTTGACGAGGCGGCACAGCAGGTCGGGCCCGTAGAAGCGGAACGTGATGTCCCACAGAAGCTGCGGCAGCACCTGGAACACCGCCACTACCAGGTCGGCTATGCTCAGGTGCTTCATGAAGAAGAAGAGGCGCGAGTGCTTGTGGCGCGTGGTGCGCAGCGCTAGCAGCACGCACGCGTTGCCGCTCAGCGCCAGGAACAGGATGAGGCACAGCACGGCCACCTCCACCCGCGCCAGGGCCTCGTTGCGCTGTGGCGGCCCGGCAGTGCGATTGCCCTCGGTTCCCGGCGGCGCCGCGCTCCCGTTGACC
Coding sequences within:
- the OXTR gene encoding oxytocin receptor — its product is MEGAFAANWSAEAVNGSAAPPGTEGNRTAGPPQRNEALARVEVAVLCLILFLALSGNACVLLALRTTRHKHSRLFFFMKHLSIADLVVAVFQVLPQLLWDITFRFYGPDLLCRLVKYLQVVGMFASTYLLLLMSLDRCLAICQPLRSLSRRTDRLAVLVTWLGCLVASAPQVHIFSLREVADGVFDCWAVFIQPWGPKAYITWITLAVYIVPVIVLATCYGLISFKIWQNLRLKTAAAAAEAAAGAEGEAADWAGRAILARVSNVKLISKAKIRTVKMTFIVVLAFIVCWTPFFFVQMWSVWDADAPKEASPFIIAMLLASLNSCCNPWIYMLFTGHLFQELVQRFLCCSFRRLKGSRPGETSVSKKSNSSTFVLSQYSSSQRRCSQPSTL